A stretch of the Bacillus anthracis str. Vollum genome encodes the following:
- a CDS encoding Mini-ribonuclease 3, with the protein MIDAKQLNSLALAYMGDAVYEQYIRYHLLQKGKVRPNQLHRLGTSFVSAKAQAKVVYHLLETAFLTEEEEAVLRRGRNANSGTVPKNTDVQTYRHSTAFEALIGYHHLLNNRERLDEIVYKAIAVLEEKEGGTSS; encoded by the coding sequence ATGATTGATGCAAAGCAATTAAACAGCTTAGCGTTAGCATATATGGGTGATGCGGTATATGAACAATATATCCGCTATCACCTACTTCAAAAAGGAAAAGTTCGTCCTAATCAGTTGCATCGATTAGGGACAAGCTTTGTTTCGGCAAAAGCACAGGCGAAAGTTGTTTATCATTTATTAGAGACAGCATTTTTAACTGAGGAAGAAGAAGCGGTACTGAGAAGAGGGCGTAATGCAAATTCAGGTACTGTTCCGAAAAATACGGATGTACAAACATACCGACATAGTACAGCCTTTGAAGCGCTGATTGGCTATCATCACTTATTAAATAATCGTGAAAGATTAGACGAAATTGTATATAAGGCAATTGCTGTTTTAGAAGAAAAGGAAGGGGGCACATCATCATGA
- the rlmB gene encoding 23S rRNA (guanosine(2251)-2'-O)-methyltransferase RlmB, which translates to MSSEYIIGRNPVIEALRSGRDINKIWIAEGAAKGQVQIVLALAKENKIILQHAPKKKLDQLVEGNHQGVIAQVAAYQYAELEDLFKVAEKRNEDPFFLILDEIEDPHNLGSIMRTADATGAHGIIIPKRRAVGLTASVAKASTGAIEYIPVARVTNLSRTIDELKERGLWIAGTDAKGKTDYRNLDGKMPIGLVIGSEGKGMSRIIGEKCDFLITLPMVGKVTSLNASVAASLLMYEVYRKRNEIGK; encoded by the coding sequence ATGAGTAGTGAATATATTATTGGACGTAACCCTGTAATTGAAGCGTTACGATCAGGGAGAGATATTAATAAAATTTGGATCGCAGAAGGTGCTGCCAAAGGACAAGTACAAATTGTACTAGCGCTAGCGAAAGAAAATAAGATTATTTTACAACATGCACCAAAAAAGAAATTAGATCAATTAGTTGAGGGGAACCATCAAGGTGTAATTGCTCAAGTGGCCGCATATCAATATGCTGAGCTAGAAGATCTATTCAAAGTAGCAGAGAAGCGCAATGAAGATCCGTTCTTCTTAATTTTAGATGAAATTGAAGACCCGCATAACCTAGGTTCTATTATGCGTACTGCGGATGCAACAGGAGCTCATGGAATTATTATTCCGAAAAGAAGAGCTGTGGGACTTACAGCTTCAGTTGCGAAAGCATCTACCGGGGCAATTGAATATATTCCTGTTGCACGTGTAACGAATTTATCTCGTACAATCGATGAATTAAAAGAACGTGGACTTTGGATTGCTGGTACAGATGCAAAAGGGAAAACGGATTACCGTAATTTAGATGGTAAAATGCCAATTGGATTAGTAATTGGAAGTGAAGGAAAAGGTATGAGCCGTATTATTGGTGAAAAATGTGATTTCTTAATTACTTTACCGATGGTTGGTAAAGTTACATCCTTAAATGCTTCAGTGGCCGCAAGTTTGTTAATGTATGAGGTATATCGTAAACGTAACGAAATTGGTAAATAA
- a CDS encoding NYN domain-containing protein, protein MNDILIVDGYNIIGAWGDLKKLRDVDLQSSRDALIDKMADYQGYTGTKVMIVFDAYTVHGIEKKMKQSRVEVIFTRKNQTADEKIEQLAIELRNINTQIYVATSDYTEQWVIFAQGALRKSARELELEVQAMEQQVRRRTQDTKEKQPAMRKIFSKDITEKLEKLRRGER, encoded by the coding sequence ATGAACGATATTTTAATCGTTGACGGTTACAACATTATTGGAGCTTGGGGAGACTTGAAAAAACTACGGGATGTAGATTTGCAATCATCAAGAGATGCACTGATTGATAAGATGGCGGATTACCAAGGTTACACAGGTACAAAGGTAATGATAGTTTTTGATGCTTATACAGTCCACGGTATTGAAAAAAAGATGAAACAATCGCGTGTGGAAGTTATATTCACGAGGAAGAATCAAACTGCAGATGAAAAGATAGAGCAACTTGCAATTGAGCTTAGAAATATAAATACGCAAATATATGTTGCGACTTCTGATTATACGGAACAATGGGTTATATTTGCTCAAGGTGCGCTCCGGAAATCTGCACGGGAATTAGAGCTGGAAGTACAAGCGATGGAGCAACAAGTAAGAAGGCGTACACAAGACACAAAAGAAAAGCAACCTGCTATGCGAAAGATATTTAGTAAAGATATTACAGAAAAGTTAGAAAAATTAAGAAGAGGAGAGCGTTGA
- a CDS encoding RNA polymerase sporulation sigma factor SigH → MEAGFVSVGDVTFRDLEDEAIVELVRKGNTDALEYLIHKYKNFVRAKSRSYFLVGADREDIVQEGMIGLFKAIRDYKEDKLSSFKAFAELCITRQIITAIKTATRQKHIPLNSYVSLDKPIYDEESDRTLLDVISEAKVTDPEEMIISQEEYTDIESKISELLSDLERKVLSLYLDGRSYQEISEQLNRHVKSIDNALQRVKRKLERYMEMRESTTSN, encoded by the coding sequence GTGGAAGCAGGCTTCGTAAGTGTAGGCGACGTTACATTTCGTGATTTAGAAGATGAGGCAATCGTTGAGTTAGTTCGAAAAGGTAATACTGACGCTCTAGAATATTTGATTCACAAATATAAGAACTTTGTTCGCGCGAAATCGAGATCTTATTTCTTAGTGGGTGCCGATCGAGAAGATATTGTTCAAGAAGGTATGATTGGATTGTTTAAAGCGATTCGTGATTATAAAGAGGACAAGCTGTCTTCATTCAAAGCATTTGCTGAACTGTGTATCACTCGACAAATTATTACCGCTATTAAAACAGCAACCAGGCAAAAGCATATTCCGTTAAATTCGTATGTGTCTTTAGATAAACCGATTTATGACGAGGAATCTGATCGGACATTATTAGATGTTATTTCGGAAGCGAAGGTAACTGATCCTGAAGAAATGATTATAAGTCAGGAAGAATATACCGACATAGAATCTAAAATATCTGAATTATTAAGCGATTTAGAAAGGAAAGTGCTTTCTTTATATCTAGACGGTCGTTCTTATCAAGAGATTTCGGAACAGTTAAATAGACATGTAAAATCTATTGATAACGCTTTACAGAGAGTGAAGCGGAAATTGGAACGATATATGGAAATGAGAGAGAGTACCACTTCAAATTAA
- the rpmG gene encoding 50S ribosomal protein L33, whose product MRKKVVLSCEECKNRNYSTMKDTSSVERLEIKKFCKTCNQHTVHKETK is encoded by the coding sequence ATGAGGAAAAAAGTTGTACTCTCATGTGAAGAGTGTAAAAATCGAAACTACTCTACGATGAAAGATACGAGCTCAGTAGAGCGACTTGAAATAAAGAAATTTTGTAAAACATGCAATCAGCATACAGTTCACAAGGAAACAAAATAA
- the secE gene encoding preprotein translocase subunit SecE, which produces MRLTNFFGDVGREMKKVSWPKKDELLRSTATVIATVVFFAIFFAVVDMGISSLIRLILG; this is translated from the coding sequence ATGCGTTTAACGAACTTTTTCGGCGATGTAGGTCGCGAAATGAAAAAAGTAAGTTGGCCTAAAAAAGATGAATTACTCCGTTCAACAGCGACTGTTATCGCTACAGTTGTCTTCTTTGCGATTTTCTTCGCAGTAGTTGATATGGGCATTTCTTCTTTAATTCGGTTAATTCTTGGTTAA
- the nusG gene encoding transcription termination/antitermination protein NusG has translation MEKSWYVVHTYSGYENKVKANLEKRVESMGMQDKIFRVVVPEEVEVEMKNGKEKLMKRKVFPGYVLVELIMTDDSWYVVRNTPGVTGFVGSSGSGSKPSPLLEEEVVTIMKHMGMDNEVVDFDFELHETVRVNEGPFADYTGAIEEIDVEKKKVSVLVDMFGRETPVELDFHQIEKL, from the coding sequence ATGGAAAAAAGTTGGTATGTTGTCCATACTTATTCTGGATATGAAAATAAAGTAAAAGCAAACCTAGAGAAACGTGTAGAATCAATGGGTATGCAAGATAAAATTTTCCGTGTTGTTGTCCCAGAAGAAGTAGAAGTAGAAATGAAAAACGGTAAAGAAAAATTAATGAAAAGAAAAGTGTTCCCAGGTTATGTATTAGTAGAATTAATCATGACTGATGACTCTTGGTATGTTGTACGTAACACGCCGGGTGTAACTGGGTTCGTTGGCTCTTCTGGTTCTGGATCTAAACCATCACCTCTATTAGAAGAGGAAGTTGTTACCATTATGAAACATATGGGAATGGACAACGAAGTGGTTGATTTCGACTTTGAACTTCATGAGACAGTACGTGTAAATGAGGGACCATTCGCAGATTATACAGGTGCTATCGAAGAAATTGATGTGGAGAAGAAGAAGGTTAGCGTACTTGTGGACATGTTTGGTCGCGAGACTCCAGTTGAACTTGACTTCCATCAAATTGAAAAATTATAA
- the rplK gene encoding 50S ribosomal protein L11: MAKKVIKMVKLQIPAGKANPAPPVGPALGQAGVNIMGFCKEFNARTADQAGLIIPVEITVFEDRSFTFITKTPPAAVLLKKVAGIESGSGEPNRNKVATVKRDKVREIAETKMPDLNAASVEAAMRMVEGTARSMGIVIED, translated from the coding sequence GTGGCTAAAAAGGTAATTAAAATGGTAAAACTTCAAATTCCTGCAGGTAAAGCTAACCCAGCTCCACCAGTTGGTCCAGCATTAGGACAAGCAGGTGTTAACATCATGGGCTTCTGTAAAGAGTTTAACGCTCGTACAGCAGATCAAGCTGGTCTTATCATCCCTGTTGAAATTACGGTATTTGAGGACCGTTCATTCACTTTCATTACTAAAACTCCTCCTGCTGCTGTTCTTCTTAAGAAAGTAGCTGGTATTGAGTCTGGTTCTGGTGAACCAAACCGTAATAAAGTGGCAACTGTTAAGCGTGATAAAGTACGCGAAATCGCTGAAACTAAAATGCCTGACCTAAACGCTGCTAGCGTAGAAGCTGCAATGCGTATGGTTGAAGGTACTGCACGCAGTATGGGCATCGTTATCGAAGACTAA
- the rplA gene encoding 50S ribosomal protein L1, whose product MAKRGKKYVEAAKLVDRAAAYSATEAVELVKKTNTAKFDATVEAAFRLGVDPKKADQQIRGAVVLPHGTGKVQRVLVFAKGEKAKEAEAAGADFVGDADYIGKIQQGWFDFDVVVATPDMMGEVGKLGRVLGPKGLMPNPKTGTVTFDVTKAVNEIKAGKVEYRVDKAGNIHVPIGKVSFEDAKLVENFRTIADTLQKVKPAAAKGTYMKNVTVASTMGPGVRVDVSTLA is encoded by the coding sequence ATGGCTAAAAGAGGTAAAAAGTACGTAGAAGCTGCAAAGCTTGTTGATCGTGCAGCTGCTTACTCTGCAACAGAAGCAGTAGAATTAGTAAAGAAAACAAACACAGCTAAATTTGATGCAACTGTAGAAGCTGCATTCCGTTTAGGTGTTGACCCTAAGAAAGCTGACCAACAAATCCGTGGTGCAGTTGTTCTTCCACACGGTACTGGTAAAGTACAACGTGTATTAGTATTCGCTAAAGGTGAAAAAGCTAAAGAAGCTGAAGCTGCTGGAGCTGACTTCGTAGGCGATGCTGATTACATCGGTAAAATCCAACAAGGTTGGTTCGATTTCGATGTAGTAGTAGCAACTCCTGACATGATGGGTGAAGTTGGTAAACTTGGTCGCGTATTAGGACCTAAAGGTTTAATGCCAAACCCTAAAACTGGAACAGTTACTTTCGATGTAACTAAAGCTGTTAACGAAATCAAAGCTGGTAAAGTTGAATACCGCGTTGATAAAGCTGGTAACATCCACGTTCCAATCGGTAAAGTATCTTTCGAAGATGCTAAATTAGTAGAAAACTTCAGAACAATTGCTGACACTTTACAAAAAGTTAAGCCAGCTGCTGCAAAAGGTACTTACATGAAGAACGTAACAGTTGCTTCTACAATGGGACCTGGCGTACGTGTAGACGTTTCTACATTAGCGTAA
- the rplJ gene encoding 50S ribosomal protein L10, whose amino-acid sequence MSKVIETKQQVVTEIADKLRASKSTIVVDYRGLTVSEATELRKQLREAGVEFKVYKNSLTRRAAESAEMAELNEFLTGPNAIAFSNEDVVAPAKVLNDFAKDHEALEIKAGVIEGKLVTLDEVKAIATLPSREGLLSMLLSVLQAPIRNLALATKAVADQKEEQGA is encoded by the coding sequence ATGAGCAAAGTAATCGAAACTAAACAACAAGTTGTAACTGAAATCGCGGACAAACTTCGCGCTAGTAAATCTACAATCGTTGTTGACTACCGTGGTTTAACAGTTTCTGAAGCAACAGAATTACGTAAGCAATTACGTGAAGCTGGCGTTGAGTTCAAAGTTTACAAAAACTCTCTAACTCGTCGTGCTGCAGAATCTGCTGAAATGGCTGAGTTAAATGAATTCTTAACAGGACCAAACGCAATCGCGTTCAGTAACGAGGATGTAGTTGCTCCTGCGAAAGTATTAAACGACTTCGCTAAAGATCATGAAGCTTTAGAAATTAAAGCGGGCGTAATCGAAGGTAAACTTGTAACACTTGATGAGGTTAAAGCTATCGCTACTCTTCCATCACGTGAAGGCTTACTTTCTATGCTTCTTAGCGTTCTTCAAGCTCCAATCCGTAACCTTGCACTTGCTACTAAAGCAGTTGCAGACCAAAAGGAAGAGCAAGGCGCTTAA
- the rplL gene encoding 50S ribosomal protein L7/L12 codes for MTKEQIIEAVKSMTVLELNDLVKAIEEEFGVTAAAPVAVAGGAGEAAAEKTEFDVELTSAGAQKIKVIKVVREITGLGLKEAKELVDNTPKVIKEAAAKEEAEEIKAKLEEVGAAVEVK; via the coding sequence ATGACTAAAGAACAAATCATTGAAGCAGTTAAATCTATGACTGTATTAGAACTTAACGACTTAGTAAAAGCTATCGAGGAAGAATTCGGCGTAACTGCTGCTGCTCCTGTAGCTGTTGCTGGTGGCGCTGGAGAAGCTGCTGCTGAGAAAACTGAATTTGATGTGGAACTAACTAGCGCTGGTGCACAAAAAATCAAAGTTATCAAAGTTGTTCGTGAAATCACTGGTCTTGGCTTAAAAGAAGCTAAAGAATTAGTTGACAACACTCCAAAAGTAATCAAAGAAGCTGCTGCTAAAGAAGAAGCTGAAGAAATCAAAGCTAAACTTGAAGAAGTTGGCGCTGCTGTAGAAGTTAAGTAA
- a CDS encoding class I SAM-dependent methyltransferase encodes MADHYFSNDPSSKSDRKRWEFTLRGSRFTFLSDRGVFSKNEVDFGSRLLIEAFQVPDIKGDILDVGCGYGPIGLSLAKEFQDRKVHMVDVNERALELAKENAANNRIGNVHIFQSSVYENVDGMYAAILSNPPIRAGKDIVHEILEKAVEHLVPGGELWIVIQKKQGAPSALKKLEEVFSEVEVVEKKKGYYIIKSKKR; translated from the coding sequence ATGGCAGACCATTATTTTTCTAACGACCCTTCTAGTAAAAGTGATCGTAAGCGATGGGAATTTACGCTTCGTGGATCTCGATTTACTTTCTTATCTGACCGTGGGGTGTTCTCGAAAAACGAAGTGGACTTTGGTTCTCGTCTTTTAATTGAAGCGTTTCAAGTGCCAGATATTAAAGGTGATATATTAGACGTAGGTTGTGGATATGGACCGATTGGTTTATCGTTGGCGAAAGAGTTTCAAGACCGTAAAGTTCACATGGTGGATGTGAATGAAAGGGCGCTTGAGCTTGCGAAAGAAAATGCCGCTAACAATAGAATTGGAAATGTGCACATTTTTCAAAGTAGCGTCTACGAAAACGTAGATGGTATGTATGCTGCTATTCTATCTAATCCTCCAATTCGTGCAGGTAAAGATATCGTGCATGAGATTTTAGAAAAAGCTGTAGAGCATTTAGTTCCAGGTGGAGAGTTGTGGATTGTTATTCAAAAGAAACAAGGTGCACCATCTGCACTGAAGAAACTAGAAGAAGTGTTTTCTGAAGTCGAAGTTGTAGAAAAGAAAAAAGGATATTATATCATAAAATCAAAAAAACGTTGA